The Vibrio nitrifigilis genome window below encodes:
- a CDS encoding 23S rRNA (adenine(2030)-N(6))-methyltransferase RlmJ — MLSYRHSFHAGNHADVVKHIVQSLILSSLQQKEKPFVYHDTHSGVGRYDLTHEWSEKTGEYKQGIARLWQQNNIPEDIQSYLDAIRELNNDGELRYYPGSPRVARAHLRPQDRMVLTELHPSDYPLLEQEFHRDRQVKIFKEDGFARLKASLPPQERRGLVLIDPPYELAHEYRDVVNAIAQSYKRWATGIYAIWYPVVNRCDIEDMIEGLEALGIRKILQIELGVSPDTNERGMTASGMIVINPPWKLESQMKVVLPFLQQAIAPATGHFKVDWIVPE, encoded by the coding sequence TTGCTAAGTTATCGTCACAGCTTCCACGCTGGCAACCATGCCGATGTCGTTAAGCACATCGTACAAAGCTTGATCTTGTCTTCGTTACAACAGAAAGAGAAACCTTTCGTTTATCATGATACGCATTCAGGTGTTGGCCGTTACGATCTCACCCATGAATGGTCAGAAAAAACAGGCGAATACAAACAAGGTATTGCGCGCTTATGGCAGCAAAATAATATTCCAGAAGACATTCAAAGTTACCTCGATGCAATCCGCGAACTCAATAACGATGGCGAACTGCGTTACTACCCAGGCTCTCCTCGCGTAGCACGTGCTCACTTACGTCCACAAGATCGCATGGTGTTAACGGAATTACACCCGAGTGACTACCCACTTTTAGAACAAGAGTTCCATCGCGATCGACAAGTAAAAATCTTTAAAGAAGATGGTTTTGCTCGCTTAAAAGCCAGCTTACCGCCCCAAGAGCGTCGTGGATTAGTTTTAATCGATCCACCTTATGAGTTAGCTCACGAATATCGTGACGTAGTGAATGCTATCGCACAAAGTTACAAACGTTGGGCAACAGGCATTTACGCTATTTGGTATCCTGTGGTCAATCGCTGCGATATCGAAGATATGATCGAAGGATTAGAAGCTTTAGGTATTCGTAAAATTTTACAAATAGAACTGGGTGTATCTCCCGATACCAATGAACGAGGCATGACTGCCTCTGGCATGATCGTGATTAACCCGCCGTGGAAATTAGAGAGCCAGATGAAAGTTGTTCTTCCATTTCTGCAACAAGCGATTGCACCAGCAACAGGCCACTTTAAGGTAGACTGGATTGTTCCTGAATAA